In Bacteroidia bacterium, a genomic segment contains:
- a CDS encoding lipase family protein, with translation MWRILTTIFIASLLTANCLNASKLQPGYNAKEYMELLSFQLMQFHKQDSLYPDSLHYHNFKEVYKSPEMGLLNQWSLWIGADSVAVISIRGTIANSTSWLANFYAGMIPAKGQLILAPGDTFNYHFADDSKAAVHTGWTLATAYLIRDMLPHIDSCYKKGITNFIVSGHSQGGAIAFLVTACLYDYQKNNKVASDIRFKTYCSAAPKPGNLYFAYEYENMTRNGWAFNVVNSADWVPETPITIQTTKDINKTNPLVNAKAGIRKQKFPANLFIMHIFNRLQKTPYKAMRQYRKYLGGFAGKLVRKNLVNFQSPDYLNSSDYVRTGTTIVLLADKKYFDLFPDSKTKIFVHHFYEPYLYLAAKRL, from the coding sequence ATGTGGAGAATTTTAACAACTATTTTTATTGCCAGTCTGCTGACTGCAAACTGCCTGAATGCATCAAAACTGCAACCCGGTTACAATGCTAAAGAATACATGGAATTATTGAGCTTTCAACTTATGCAGTTCCATAAGCAGGATTCACTTTATCCCGACTCCTTGCATTATCACAATTTTAAAGAGGTGTATAAATCACCGGAGATGGGATTACTGAATCAATGGTCGCTTTGGATAGGTGCCGACTCTGTGGCTGTAATCAGTATTAGAGGAACAATAGCAAACAGCACTAGCTGGCTTGCTAACTTTTATGCCGGTATGATACCCGCAAAAGGACAGCTTATTTTAGCTCCAGGTGATACTTTTAACTATCACTTTGCTGATGATTCAAAAGCTGCAGTACATACGGGCTGGACATTAGCCACAGCATACCTAATTCGCGATATGCTGCCACACATTGACTCCTGTTATAAAAAAGGCATCACCAATTTTATTGTCAGTGGACACAGTCAGGGTGGTGCCATAGCATTTTTAGTAACTGCATGTCTATATGATTATCAAAAGAACAACAAGGTTGCTTCAGACATACGATTTAAAACTTATTGCAGTGCAGCTCCAAAACCCGGAAATTTATATTTCGCTTATGAATATGAAAACATGACCCGCAACGGATGGGCTTTTAATGTTGTGAATTCTGCTGATTGGGTTCCGGAAACACCCATAACAATTCAAACTACCAAAGACATAAACAAGACCAATCCATTGGTAAATGCCAAAGCAGGTATCAGAAAACAAAAATTTCCTGCTAACCTATTTATCATGCACATATTTAACCGTCTGCAGAAAACACCTTATAAAGCCATGAGACAATACAGGAAATATTTAGGTGGTTTTGCAGGAAAATTAGTTCGGAAAAACCTGGTGAATTTTCAATCACCTGATTATCTTAACAGCAGCGATTATGTACGAACAGGTACAACTATTGTACTTCTTGCCGATAAAAAATACTTTGATTTATTTCCCGATAGTAAAACCAAAATATTTGTTCATCACTTTTATGAACCTTACTTATATCTGGCGGCTAAAAGGTTGTAA
- a CDS encoding GEVED domain-containing protein encodes MTTSATPPVSGTAFAGTSTSVTGLTANTTYYLHVRSDCGGGNFSSWATSAAFTTPCIAIGSLPWTEGFESATLPNLPSACWLEDPSSGDWVTTNNSSSSNDADARTGAQFLRDAYSATNEFVWTPGFALTSGQSYDFSFWWAGDNYSGWTGDIFYNTVQSGTGATQMGSSFVTSGTTTTKTYVQETRTFIAPTTGTYYFAVRVNATGGPWYLSFDDFRFEQTPSCAAPTALVGSPTTATTANISWTAPLTPPSNGYEYAVTTSATPPGSGTAFAGTSTSVTGLTAQTTYYLHVRSNCGGGNFSSWATSTAFTTPCAAINTFPYTESFSAAMPNCWAASEDYPGAYYHWAPTTADGSNGAAAPQAGTHFMFLYVYLASSSYNSYNLTTAPFDLGATPKFMSYYYFLGTSGYTSSPVPMTVKISTNGGSTWTNLYQHDNNNSTFGAWTQNTIDLTAYANQSVLIRFASNSNYGSGICNQGLDEFSIYDAPSCLPPTALLGSPTTPTTANISWTAPNPVPSNGYEYAVSTSATPPVSGTAFAGTSTSVTGLTANTTYYLHVRSDCGGGNFSSWATSTFYTGYCTVSVTYTGDNISNFSTTGATTNITNPSSGTTAYEDFTAQTLSSYSGQTINFSGSYVGGSAGFSIWVDWNNNMVFDASELMYNASATASSWTGSFVVPVVADGNYRMRIRAQYYTLSPPACGNITYGQAEDYTFNVYTPVACSGTPAAGTASGPASICSTIGFTVSTAGSTTGQTGISGQWYSSTDGGSTWNPISGATAISYNEASGITVPTMYHYVITCSNSGLSATSNDVSVAINLPSACYCTPSTTGGLSYYIDNFTTTGGTTNINQSGGGSASGYTDYSGSVSGEFEPGTTINFSMSVYGGTFGHAIWIDFDADGIFQASEQVVTSSSYLPSPITGSFTIPVNASTGVRRMRILASYTPNNPSNACTNSGSGEYEDYSVNISPPVCISAPTAPLNAGSACADVITNTVLLSWPSLTGATGYDVYFDTVNPPTALVSANQAGLSFNADVSGGAPVYYWMVVPQILGGGSSCNVWSFTLSPAPVPVAGSGGDVCLGNDIYLSADNVDPGQLSGNTYSWTGPNGFNSTSQNPSISNPNASYSGTYTVIVTNQYGCSASASTSLNVNDNPTIAIDSLKNVGCIGGSDGILYVSASGGLSPYDFTSDFINFNSTGVMSNLPTGLSTIYVSDGNGCQAQISGTLTYTSTAPPAQSVIVPMTGMPAYACNGTTVTVSIPAVANATQYTWDGPAGTTFNGNASPYISTTPSVTVLFGTPNGSGYRIGVQAGNGCGSSLRKTQWVRGIVSTPTAVSGATTTCANSSGTYSTAAVDGATSYFWSISGDATVSGNGTSVTVNFGPAWTGGTLCVSAQTPCFNSPSKCLAISASASPLNTISGSFTACPNQTLTFSVPASNGAASYNWTLPSGASGSSSTNTINATFSPSYNSVGNICVSVTSICGVTSAPKCKTVAPGLPSVPPAISGITNGICGQSVSYSVTPVSGISYNWTAPGTITGNGNSTISVQYGSLTTGSVCVTASNSCGSSAARCIAVKGTPNSPVSLTALPSSWCANTDGIEFTADMSNTSGSYTISWNYPASPIASYVAGGGNSNVLTLDWGTGNGSVIVNVSNGCGTGSKALAVTVGCKEGEMASVNKLNVYPNPTAGVLNVEYTAEKGTAQVTVLDLSGRVVMTQSHTNVSGQNNMQLDLSKVAKGAYMLNVQTEGSNNQVRVVVE; translated from the coding sequence GTGACAACCAGTGCTACACCTCCGGTTTCGGGCACTGCCTTTGCAGGTACATCAACCAGTGTAACCGGCTTAACGGCTAATACTACTTACTATTTACATGTTCGCAGCGACTGCGGTGGCGGTAATTTTAGTTCATGGGCTACAAGTGCAGCATTTACCACACCATGTATAGCCATAGGCAGTTTACCCTGGACAGAAGGCTTTGAAAGCGCAACGCTTCCTAATTTACCAAGTGCTTGTTGGCTGGAAGATCCATCATCCGGTGATTGGGTAACTACAAATAATTCAAGCAGTTCCAATGATGCTGATGCACGTACCGGTGCTCAATTTTTAAGAGATGCCTATTCTGCAACAAATGAATTTGTGTGGACTCCGGGCTTTGCTCTTACATCCGGTCAAAGCTACGACTTCTCATTCTGGTGGGCCGGTGATAATTACAGCGGCTGGACAGGCGATATTTTCTACAATACCGTACAAAGTGGTACAGGAGCTACACAAATGGGAAGTTCATTTGTAACTTCTGGTACTACCACTACCAAAACTTATGTACAAGAAACACGAACTTTTATCGCACCAACCACAGGAACTTATTATTTTGCCGTAAGGGTGAATGCAACAGGTGGTCCATGGTATTTGAGCTTTGATGATTTCAGATTTGAACAAACACCATCATGTGCAGCACCAACTGCCTTAGTTGGCTCACCAACAACTGCAACAACTGCCAACATCAGCTGGACAGCACCATTAACACCGCCATCAAACGGTTATGAATATGCTGTTACCACAAGTGCTACACCTCCGGGTTCGGGTACTGCCTTTGCAGGTACTTCTACCAGCGTGACCGGCTTAACGGCTCAAACAACTTATTATTTGCATGTTCGCAGCAACTGTGGTGGTGGTAATTTTAGTTCATGGGCTACAAGTACAGCATTTACTACACCATGTGCAGCTATAAACACTTTCCCATATACAGAAAGCTTTAGTGCTGCCATGCCTAATTGTTGGGCAGCATCTGAAGATTACCCCGGAGCGTATTATCATTGGGCACCTACTACTGCTGATGGGTCAAATGGTGCAGCGGCTCCTCAAGCAGGTACGCATTTTATGTTTTTATATGTTTATTTAGCAAGCTCAAGCTATAACAGCTACAATTTAACTACTGCTCCTTTTGATTTGGGAGCTACGCCTAAGTTTATGTCATACTATTATTTCCTTGGTACCAGTGGTTATACTTCAAGTCCGGTACCAATGACTGTTAAAATCAGTACCAACGGTGGCAGTACATGGACTAATCTTTATCAGCATGATAATAACAATTCAACTTTTGGTGCATGGACGCAAAACACTATTGATTTAACAGCTTATGCCAACCAATCGGTACTGATTAGATTTGCCTCTAACTCCAATTACGGTTCAGGTATTTGTAATCAAGGGTTAGATGAGTTCTCTATTTATGATGCACCAAGTTGTTTGCCTCCAACGGCACTTCTTGGCTCACCAACAACACCAACAACAGCCAACATCAGTTGGACAGCACCAAACCCCGTACCATCAAACGGTTATGAATATGCTGTTTCCACAAGTGCTACACCTCCGGTTTCGGGCACTGCATTTGCAGGCACATCAACCAGTGTAACAGGCTTAACTGCTAATACTACTTATTACCTGCATGTTCGCAGCGACTGCGGTGGCGGTAATTTTAGTTCATGGGCTACTAGTACTTTCTATACCGGATATTGTACAGTTTCGGTAACCTACACCGGTGATAATATCAGTAATTTCAGCACAACAGGTGCTACAACCAACATTACCAATCCAAGTTCCGGCACAACAGCTTACGAAGATTTTACGGCACAAACGCTTTCATCTTATTCAGGACAAACCATTAATTTCAGTGGTAGTTATGTAGGTGGCAGTGCCGGCTTCAGCATCTGGGTTGACTGGAACAACAACATGGTTTTTGATGCCTCCGAACTTATGTACAATGCATCAGCAACAGCATCAAGCTGGACAGGAAGTTTTGTGGTTCCTGTAGTTGCCGATGGCAATTACCGTATGCGTATTCGTGCACAGTATTATACTTTAAGCCCACCTGCCTGTGGCAATATAACTTATGGACAAGCAGAAGATTATACATTTAATGTTTATACTCCTGTAGCTTGTAGTGGTACACCTGCAGCAGGCACAGCATCCGGTCCTGCATCAATATGCTCAACTATTGGTTTTACGGTAAGCACGGCAGGTTCTACAACCGGTCAAACAGGTATTTCAGGTCAATGGTATTCATCAACAGATGGTGGATCTACATGGAATCCTATCAGTGGTGCTACTGCTATAAGCTATAACGAAGCTTCCGGCATTACTGTGCCTACCATGTATCACTATGTGATTACTTGTAGCAACAGTGGCTTGAGCGCAACCAGCAATGATGTGAGTGTGGCTATCAATTTACCGAGTGCTTGTTATTGTACTCCTTCTACAACAGGTGGATTAAGTTACTACATAGATAACTTTACTACTACAGGTGGTACTACCAATATCAATCAAAGCGGTGGTGGTAGTGCAAGTGGATATACCGATTACAGTGGCTCTGTTTCCGGTGAGTTTGAACCCGGTACTACTATTAACTTTAGCATGAGTGTATATGGTGGAACATTTGGTCATGCCATTTGGATTGATTTTGATGCTGATGGTATTTTCCAGGCATCAGAGCAAGTTGTAACCAGCAGCTCATATCTTCCATCGCCAATTACAGGATCATTTACTATTCCTGTGAATGCATCAACAGGTGTGAGACGTATGCGAATTTTAGCAAGTTATACGCCAAACAATCCTTCTAATGCATGTACTAACAGTGGTAGTGGAGAGTATGAAGACTACAGTGTAAATATTTCACCTCCTGTTTGTATTTCTGCACCAACTGCACCATTGAATGCAGGCAGTGCCTGTGCCGATGTAATTACCAATACAGTATTGTTAAGCTGGCCTTCATTGACAGGTGCAACAGGATATGATGTATATTTCGATACTGTTAATCCACCAACAGCATTAGTATCAGCCAATCAGGCAGGTCTTTCTTTTAATGCCGATGTTTCCGGTGGTGCACCAGTTTATTATTGGATGGTAGTTCCACAAATACTTGGTGGTGGAAGTTCATGTAATGTATGGTCGTTTACCTTATCACCAGCACCAGTTCCGGTAGCAGGCTCAGGTGGCGATGTTTGTTTGGGCAATGACATCTACCTGTCAGCAGACAACGTAGATCCTGGCCAGTTGAGTGGAAACACTTATTCATGGACTGGGCCTAATGGCTTCAATAGCACAAGTCAAAATCCATCAATCAGCAATCCAAATGCATCATACAGCGGAACCTATACAGTGATAGTAACAAATCAGTATGGTTGTTCAGCAAGTGCAAGCACAAGCTTAAATGTAAATGACAATCCGACCATAGCTATAGACTCACTTAAGAATGTAGGTTGTATTGGCGGCAGTGATGGAATATTATATGTATCAGCTTCAGGAGGCTTGTCACCATATGATTTTACGTCAGACTTTATAAACTTCAATTCAACAGGAGTGATGAGTAACCTTCCAACAGGATTGAGTACAATTTATGTGTCAGATGGCAATGGTTGCCAGGCGCAGATTTCAGGTACATTGACTTATACAAGTACTGCACCTCCAGCACAATCAGTTATTGTTCCAATGACAGGTATGCCTGCTTATGCATGTAATGGTACAACTGTAACTGTTAGCATTCCGGCTGTTGCTAATGCAACTCAATATACATGGGATGGCCCTGCAGGAACTACGTTTAATGGTAATGCATCACCATATATTTCAACAACTCCATCAGTGACAGTTCTGTTTGGAACACCTAATGGTTCTGGATATAGAATTGGAGTACAAGCCGGCAATGGTTGTGGAAGTTCGTTAAGAAAAACACAATGGGTTCGCGGTATTGTGAGTACACCCACAGCAGTTAGTGGAGCAACAACAACATGTGCAAACAGTTCAGGTACATACTCAACTGCTGCAGTTGACGGAGCTACCTCATATTTCTGGTCAATTTCAGGTGATGCAACAGTTAGCGGCAATGGAACCAGTGTAACTGTAAACTTTGGTCCGGCATGGACAGGTGGTACACTGTGTGTTAGCGCACAAACGCCTTGTTTCAATTCACCATCAAAGTGTTTAGCCATCAGTGCATCTGCTTCACCATTGAATACAATCAGCGGCTCGTTTACTGCATGTCCTAATCAAACATTAACATTCAGTGTTCCTGCATCAAATGGAGCAGCCAGCTATAACTGGACCTTACCATCAGGTGCATCAGGAAGTTCATCTACCAATACCATCAATGCTACTTTCAGCCCGTCTTATAACAGTGTTGGAAACATTTGTGTTAGTGTAACCAGCATTTGCGGTGTTACTTCTGCACCTAAATGTAAAACAGTAGCTCCCGGTCTTCCTTCTGTTCCACCAGCCATCAGCGGTATTACCAATGGTATCTGCGGACAAAGTGTAAGCTATAGCGTAACGCCTGTTTCAGGAATATCCTATAACTGGACAGCACCTGGAACTATTACAGGCAATGGTAACAGCACTATTAGCGTTCAATATGGATCACTGACAACAGGATCAGTTTGTGTAACGGCAAGCAACAGTTGTGGTTCTAGTGCAGCGCGTTGTATTGCTGTAAAAGGAACACCAAACTCACCGGTATCATTGACGGCACTGCCATCAAGCTGGTGTGCTAATACAGATGGTATTGAGTTTACAGCTGATATGAGTAATACATCAGGATCATATACAATTTCATGGAATTATCCAGCATCACCAATTGCAAGTTATGTTGCAGGTGGTGGAAACTCCAATGTATTAACTCTTGATTGGGGAACTGGAAATGGTTCAGTAATTGTGAATGTAAGCAATGGCTGTGGAACAGGTTCTAAAGCACTTGCAGTAACAGTTGGTTGTAAAGAAGGCGAAATGGCTTCTGTAAACAAACTGAATGTATATCCAAACCCAACAGCAGGTGTGTTGAATGTAGAATACACAGCAGAGAAAGGTACAGCACAAGTAACAGTGCTTGACCTGAGCGGCCGTGTAGTAATGACACAGTCACATACCAACGTAAGTGGTCAAAACAACATGCAACTTGACCTGAGCAAGGTAGCTAAAGGCGCGTACATGCTAAATGTACAAACTGAAGGCAGCAACAATCAGGTTAGAGTAGTAGTTGAATAA
- a CDS encoding 4Fe-4S binding protein, producing MINNKSSHWLFQRFAGIFSRIYSSRLNPLYHLGDIAILMFIVACISGVYLFLFYNIDPAHAYESVEKISANPFNAVIRSIHRYSSDLLVIFIVLHFLQTLLTGKFKRILSWVSGIISLMVVLIIGVTGFILVWDEKGKLVGYLTAKFFSALPLFDPSIAGSFISNNLDVIGGFFKVSVFGHIFFSIFLVIVLWLHVMRIAKPKIFSPRIIWIYSMIALVLVCLVFPVKSDPSAQERFIPYNTTFDWYYFFGYSFMKVVSVPMNWVIMLVSGTGLALVPLIFKKKNKPATIDLDKCDACNICSEDCPYGAIDMLIYKGERKAILDPEKCISCGICLASCKEHAITMPGIPEHQLLPLNLAQKNQLSIVSCSQFDDVKIPDGITHKKKSLPCLGDLHMHDVEKMLHEESEGVLLLGCEDCYYRYGRNLAVARINRKRPPGLAKKISRDRIQLITTNHYSEKAIKEFADSLTSAKPSDGKTTLKILDYFKANHIAATLILCAFFFIMPFFSNTKLSFFDRDEKLLVLNFKYISSPTEFQKTSSNQQQQMQSLKPIVKRRSPILVEVAGSQGNILLKKEFSPRGLRKDISIFVYSEIPTTDSLVNIKLIETAFPDKVVSLQNVALSTVDGTIISFADGKLKQLK from the coding sequence ATGATTAATAATAAATCAAGCCATTGGCTTTTTCAACGATTTGCAGGCATTTTCAGCCGAATTTATTCCTCTAGACTTAACCCCCTGTATCACCTTGGCGACATTGCCATACTTATGTTTATTGTAGCATGCATCAGTGGTGTTTATCTTTTTTTGTTTTACAATATTGATCCTGCACACGCTTACGAATCAGTAGAAAAAATTTCTGCCAATCCGTTCAATGCTGTCATCAGAAGTATTCATCGTTACAGCAGCGATTTGTTGGTTATTTTTATCGTACTCCACTTTCTTCAAACCTTACTGACAGGAAAATTCAAGCGTATTCTTTCATGGGTAAGCGGAATTATTTCTTTAATGGTAGTACTCATTATTGGTGTAACAGGTTTTATTCTAGTGTGGGACGAAAAAGGTAAATTAGTTGGCTACCTTACTGCAAAATTTTTCTCTGCACTTCCATTATTCGACCCTTCCATTGCCGGTTCATTTATTTCAAACAATCTTGATGTTATTGGTGGCTTTTTTAAAGTTTCTGTATTCGGACATATTTTCTTTTCCATTTTTTTGGTCATTGTTTTATGGCTGCACGTAATGCGTATAGCCAAACCAAAAATATTTTCCCCGCGCATCATCTGGATTTACAGCATGATTGCATTGGTTTTAGTTTGTTTGGTTTTTCCGGTAAAGAGCGACCCTTCCGCACAGGAGCGCTTCATACCTTACAATACGACTTTCGATTGGTACTATTTCTTTGGCTACTCTTTCATGAAAGTTGTTTCTGTTCCCATGAACTGGGTGATTATGCTCGTATCCGGAACCGGATTAGCATTAGTGCCACTTATATTTAAAAAGAAAAACAAACCCGCCACAATTGATTTGGATAAATGTGATGCCTGTAATATTTGCTCAGAAGATTGCCCTTATGGTGCCATTGACATGCTTATTTATAAAGGTGAACGCAAGGCTATTTTAGATCCTGAAAAATGCATCAGTTGCGGAATATGTCTTGCTTCCTGTAAAGAGCATGCCATAACCATGCCGGGTATTCCTGAACATCAACTGCTGCCATTAAATCTGGCACAAAAAAATCAACTGAGTATTGTATCATGTTCGCAGTTTGATGATGTAAAAATTCCTGATGGAATTACTCATAAAAAGAAATCGCTACCTTGTCTTGGTGATTTACACATGCACGATGTTGAGAAAATGCTGCATGAAGAATCAGAAGGTGTTTTACTGTTAGGTTGCGAAGATTGTTATTATCGCTATGGCAGAAATCTGGCTGTTGCAAGAATCAACAGAAAACGCCCACCGGGTTTAGCAAAAAAAATATCTCGCGACAGAATTCAACTCATCACCACCAACCACTATTCTGAAAAAGCTATAAAAGAATTTGCAGACTCGCTTACATCTGCAAAACCCAGTGACGGAAAAACAACACTGAAAATATTGGATTATTTTAAAGCCAATCACATTGCCGCAACATTGATTCTTTGTGCTTTCTTTTTTATAATGCCGTTTTTCAGTAATACAAAACTTTCATTTTTTGATAGAGATGAAAAATTGCTTGTTCTGAACTTTAAATACATTTCATCACCAACAGAGTTTCAGAAAACAAGTTCAAATCAGCAACAACAAATGCAGTCGTTAAAACCAATTGTAAAAAGGCGAAGCCCAATTTTGGTTGAGGTTGCCGGAAGTCAGGGAAATATACTTCTCAAAAAAGAATTTTCTCCTCGTGGTTTAAGAAAAGACATTTCTATTTTTGTTTACAGCGAAATACCCACTACCGATTCGTTAGTAAACATAAAACTTATAGAAACAGCATTTCCTGACAAGGTAGTAAGTCTGCAAAATGTTGCTTTATCAACTGTAGATGGAACCATTATTTCTTTTGCTGACGGAAAATTGAAGCAGCTTAAATAA